A section of the Mycoplasmopsis synoviae ATCC 25204 genome encodes:
- a CDS encoding TrmH family RNA methyltransferase, producing the protein MIIKSKQNPLIKEYKKLQNKKYRKEKQQFLLEGFNLISEAKKYTNVITLESSKDLIYKDSIRVDYEIIKHLSETKSPQSIIGVASFLKPTNKINKTVILNNVSDPGNIGTILRSALAFEFDTVIIENIDIYNPKIIRSSLGAIFSNLNIISTSNLEEILKDLKAQNFKLYYTLLDVNAKKLNEVSFDNEKIAVVVGNEANGIDKNLIKYASEKVYIPIAFESLNVASALAIILNKIRNK; encoded by the coding sequence ATGATAATCAAGTCTAAACAAAATCCATTAATTAAAGAATATAAAAAGCTGCAAAATAAAAAATATCGAAAAGAAAAGCAGCAGTTTTTACTCGAAGGATTTAATTTAATTTCAGAAGCTAAAAAATATACCAATGTTATCACGCTAGAGTCTTCTAAAGATTTAATTTATAAAGATTCTATTCGAGTGGACTATGAAATTATTAAGCATTTATCTGAAACTAAATCTCCGCAAAGCATTATCGGCGTGGCCTCTTTTTTAAAGCCTACAAATAAAATAAATAAAACCGTTATTTTAAATAATGTAAGCGATCCTGGAAATATTGGAACTATATTAAGATCAGCTCTTGCTTTTGAATTTGACACAGTAATAATTGAAAATATCGATATTTATAATCCTAAAATAATTCGTTCATCTCTAGGAGCTATATTTTCAAATTTAAATATTATTTCAACAAGTAACTTAGAAGAGATTTTAAAAGATTTAAAAGCGCAAAATTTTAAGCTATATTACACACTTTTAGATGTAAATGCTAAGAAGTTAAATGAAGTGAGTTTTGATAATGAAAAAATAGCAGTTGTGGTAGGAAACGAAGCTAATGGAATTGATAAAAACTTAATTAAATACGCTAGCGAAAAAGTTTATATTCCAATTGCCTTTGAATCACTTAATGTAGCTAGTGCTTTGGCTATAATATTAAATAAAATAAGAAATAAATAA
- the recA gene encoding recombinase RecA, with protein MIENKNIKSALNEIEKKFGKESIMVLGDIPNADVEVFSSGSILLDNALGINGLPKGKIIEIYGPESSGKTTLTLHAIAEVQKNGGIAAFIDAEHSIDPQYAANIGVDIDNLILSQPDSGEQALEIVDILAKSGNVDLIVVDSVAALVPEAELNGEMKDQQIGAQARLMSKALRKITGNLNKNQTTIIFINQIREKVGVIFGNPETTTGGRALKFYASIRIEVRKGSQITEGKDILGNEVKFKVVKNKLSAPYKVTQSEILFSKGIDRYNELATIGIENKIFDKKGSWYYYKENNVAQGKAALKTYIESNPEIISEIQDTLKSNKL; from the coding sequence ATGATAGAAAATAAAAATATAAAATCTGCTCTTAATGAAATTGAAAAAAAATTCGGAAAAGAATCTATTATGGTTCTTGGAGATATTCCAAATGCCGATGTTGAGGTGTTTTCATCAGGAAGCATTCTTTTAGATAACGCTTTAGGAATCAATGGACTTCCTAAAGGAAAAATAATTGAAATTTACGGCCCTGAATCTTCAGGGAAAACTACGCTAACATTGCACGCTATTGCTGAAGTTCAAAAAAATGGCGGAATTGCAGCCTTTATCGATGCCGAGCATTCAATTGATCCGCAGTATGCAGCCAATATCGGTGTTGATATTGATAATTTAATCTTATCTCAGCCTGACTCTGGTGAACAAGCGCTAGAAATAGTGGACATTTTAGCCAAAAGCGGAAACGTTGATTTAATAGTAGTCGATTCGGTTGCCGCGCTAGTTCCAGAAGCAGAGCTTAATGGTGAGATGAAAGACCAGCAAATTGGTGCTCAAGCTCGGCTAATGAGTAAGGCTTTAAGAAAAATTACTGGTAATTTAAATAAAAATCAAACTACTATAATTTTTATTAACCAAATTAGAGAAAAAGTTGGTGTAATTTTTGGTAATCCAGAAACCACAACCGGAGGAAGAGCGCTGAAATTCTACGCTTCAATTAGAATTGAAGTTAGAAAAGGCAGCCAAATTACTGAAGGCAAAGACATTCTAGGAAACGAAGTTAAATTTAAAGTCGTTAAAAATAAACTTTCAGCGCCATATAAGGTAACTCAATCAGAAATATTATTTTCAAAAGGTATCGATAGATATAATGAACTAGCCACCATTGGTATTGAAAATAAAATCTTTGACAAAAAAGGTTCATGATACTACTATAAAGAAAATAACGTAGCGCAAGGTAAAGCTGCGCTTAAAACTTATATAGAATCTAACCCTGAAATTATTTCAGAAATTCAAGATACATTAAAAAGTAATAAATTATAA
- a CDS encoding signal peptidase II, whose translation MLSSIEVYKQKINTYFKKYKKQILLNYLVFFIVLIVFTSIDQIIKTFVFKHGNALEIIKEGQHAGKILSPDGYSYINPESIWPINQIDWNDYGIIGIRSIWHRGVTFLSTRNIALIQTLSMFIFVLLVLFPLFNTKNGIFNSFFIGLIAAGDLGNMLDRFIFDGHVKDMFYTPFLENWLDRQLGTFNFADACVFVGMILIFLSTFIFFIVELVSKNKKKKTGKIIDDDTSDDIPTIINL comes from the coding sequence ATGCTTAGTAGCATTGAAGTTTATAAACAAAAAATAAATACTTATTTTAAAAAATACAAAAAACAAATACTATTAAATTATTTGGTATTTTTTATTGTACTAATAGTTTTTACTTCAATAGACCAAATAATTAAAACCTTTGTCTTTAAGCATGGAAATGCTTTAGAGATAATCAAAGAAGGTCAACACGCTGGGAAAATTTTATCCCCTGATGGATATAGTTATATAAATCCTGAAAGCATCTGGCCTATCAATCAAATTGACTGAAATGATTATGGAATAATCGGAATTAGAAGCATATGACACCGAGGAGTTACATTTCTATCAACTAGAAATATAGCCTTAATTCAAACTCTAAGCATGTTTATTTTTGTGCTATTAGTTTTATTTCCGCTATTTAACACTAAAAATGGAATATTTAATTCGTTTTTTATCGGGCTGATAGCCGCTGGTGACCTAGGAAACATGCTTGATAGATTTATCTTTGATGGACATGTAAAAGACATGTTCTACACCCCATTTTTAGAAAATTGACTTGATCGCCAACTTGGAACATTTAACTTTGCCGATGCCTGCGTATTTGTTGGAATGATTTTAATTTTTTTATCAACTTTTATCTTTTTTATAGTTGAATTAGTTTCAAAAAACAAAAAGAAAAAAACTGGCAAAATAATCGATGATGATACTAGTGACGATATTCCTACAATTATTAATTTATAA
- a CDS encoding tRNA (cytidine(34)-2'-O)-methyltransferase codes for MLNIVLYQPEISPNTANIIRSCYALGAKLHIIKPLGFDLHPKYFKRAAAGRLLSDIRHEVHDSYLDFYNKYKNANVFYITRYGLKSYDKVDFKNEYSKDKNIFFMFGRESTGIDKEILKNNIDKCLRIPMVSKMRSINLANTVCIVGFEFMRQMNWKGLSLYEVQKGKEYLLEDDNQV; via the coding sequence ATGCTTAATATCGTTTTATATCAACCTGAAATTAGTCCTAACACCGCTAATATAATTAGAAGTTGCTACGCATTAGGAGCTAAGCTTCATATAATAAAACCACTTGGTTTTGATTTACATCCTAAATATTTTAAAAGAGCAGCCGCAGGGAGGCTTCTTAGCGATATAAGACATGAAGTTCATGATTCATATTTAGATTTTTATAATAAATATAAAAATGCAAATGTTTTTTATATTACTAGATATGGACTAAAAAGCTATGATAAAGTTGATTTTAAAAACGAATATAGCAAAGATAAAAACATTTTTTTTATGTTTGGAAGAGAATCAACTGGAATCGATAAAGAAATTCTTAAAAACAATATCGATAAATGCTTAAGAATTCCTATGGTTTCTAAAATGCGGTCAATTAATTTAGCCAATACCGTTTGCATTGTAGGCTTTGAATTTATGCGTCAAATGAATTGAAAAGGTCTTTCTTTATACGAAGTTCAAAAAGGAAAAGAATATCTTTTAGAAGATGATAATCAAGTCTAA
- the rpsO gene encoding 30S ribosomal protein S15, with protein MISKQEKKLLVKKYGKNEKDTGNAFVQVALLTHDIEKLKPHFQANPKDFHSRRGFLAKITQRKTLLSYLKKNDPETYLKCLEEFKLRK; from the coding sequence ATGATTTCAAAACAAGAAAAAAAACTTTTAGTTAAAAAATACGGTAAAAACGAAAAAGATACCGGTAATGCATTTGTGCAAGTTGCACTTTTAACTCATGATATTGAAAAGCTAAAACCACATTTTCAAGCAAATCCAAAAGATTTCCATTCAAGAAGGGGATTTTTAGCAAAAATTACTCAAAGAAAAACTCTTTTATCATATTTAAAGAAAAATGATCCAGAAACATATTTAAAATGCCTAGAAGAATTTAAATTACGTAAATAA
- a CDS encoding YcsE-related riboflavin metabolism phosphatase encodes MNYKDKYKLAAFDVDGTLLVPGDLVFSKNIKNMFLELKKNNVITTLATAREFASINNFLEQLNPDYFIGANGSFVWDVKNKKFIFTNVCNKEDVIKLYDEFATKVEGFQISHFDKVFKSPTTNTNTWYAKPFEHKFEDYSADKLIDDQIHLITLNQPDPKKVQELVKNVTKFIKQNKLDLEISSLWSRGIFIAPPMSNKIHALEKLASYLNLGLENIIAFGDGENDYEMIKNVGYGVAIDDSSNELKAIAKDICFSCEVDGPYHKLKELEII; translated from the coding sequence ATGAATTACAAAGACAAGTATAAATTAGCGGCCTTCGATGTTGATGGGACTTTACTAGTTCCTGGTGATTTAGTATTTTCTAAAAACATTAAAAACATGTTTTTAGAACTTAAGAAAAATAACGTAATAACTACGCTAGCTACCGCTAGAGAATTTGCTAGCATTAATAATTTTTTAGAGCAACTTAACCCAGATTACTTTATTGGTGCAAATGGATCTTTTGTTTGAGATGTTAAAAACAAAAAATTCATCTTCACCAATGTATGCAACAAAGAAGACGTTATAAAACTCTATGATGAATTTGCAACCAAAGTAGAAGGATTTCAAATATCACATTTTGACAAAGTTTTTAAATCACCTACAACTAATACCAATACTTGATATGCCAAGCCTTTCGAGCATAAATTTGAAGACTATAGCGCTGATAAATTAATCGATGATCAAATTCATTTAATAACTTTAAATCAACCTGATCCTAAAAAGGTTCAAGAGCTAGTTAAAAACGTAACAAAATTTATAAAGCAAAATAAATTAGATTTAGAAATTTCTTCACTTTGATCAAGAGGAATTTTTATTGCGCCTCCTATGAGTAATAAAATTCATGCTCTTGAAAAATTAGCTAGTTATTTAAATTTAGGACTTGAAAACATTATCGCTTTCGGTGACGGTGAAAACGACTACGAAATGATTAAAAATGTAGGATATGGTGTAGCTATCGATGATTCAAGTAATGAATTAAAAGCGATTGCAAAAGACATTTGCTTTAGCTGCGAGGTAGATGGTCCATATCACAAATTAAAAGAGCTAGAAATTATCTAA
- a CDS encoding FAD synthase, with protein MQDLIIYKFDQWTPQENDNYIIGAFEAFHLGHFQLYKKLLNNSGRKVIVTFNNENLYKDANYFFQDNHSKYLNFAKLNIDCVVELDFQDIKNQSGQDFINKLTNNLPAKVIVGKDFRFGKNAKYKASDLSLINPNLQVEILEFYKFNNSKISTSELKQLVEFGDIKLLNSLLVYNYNFSGTLNIDASVELNPNLTPLHSGIYLAKFVIKNFLYYGLFIKEFNKNCYIYIFDLDLDIKIKQTIDIEIFYNLKLITKDESKYLNDDLIEMAKKLMLKFVN; from the coding sequence ATGCAAGATTTAATAATTTATAAATTTGATCAATGAACGCCACAAGAAAACGATAATTACATTATCGGTGCTTTTGAAGCATTTCATTTAGGACATTTTCAACTTTATAAAAAATTATTAAATAATTCTGGCAGAAAAGTAATAGTAACTTTTAATAACGAAAATTTATATAAAGATGCTAATTATTTTTTTCAAGATAATCACAGTAAATATTTAAATTTTGCAAAGTTAAATATTGACTGCGTGGTAGAACTTGATTTTCAAGATATTAAAAATCAAAGCGGACAAGATTTTATTAATAAGCTAACTAATAATCTACCAGCTAAAGTTATAGTTGGAAAAGATTTTCGCTTTGGAAAAAACGCAAAATATAAAGCTAGTGATTTAAGTTTAATAAATCCAAATTTACAAGTTGAAATTTTAGAATTTTACAAATTCAACAACTCTAAAATTTCAACATCAGAGCTTAAGCAGCTAGTAGAATTTGGTGATATAAAACTGCTTAATTCTTTACTAGTTTACAATTACAATTTTTCTGGAACTTTAAACATTGACGCTAGCGTTGAGCTAAATCCGAATTTAACTCCACTGCATTCTGGAATATATCTAGCTAAATTTGTAATTAAAAACTTTTTATATTACGGACTATTTATCAAAGAATTTAACAAAAACTGCTACATATATATCTTTGATTTAGATTTAGATATTAAAATAAAGCAAACCATCGATATCGAAATATTTTACAACCTAAAACTAATAACTAAAGACGAATCCAAATATCTAAATGACGATTTAATTGAAATGGCTAAAAAGCTGATGCTAAAATTTGTAAATTAA
- a CDS encoding TIGR00282 family metallophosphoesterase, whose translation MKLKILFVGDIFGEPGILALKKILPKIIFREKIDFIIAQGENVSGRKGLSKKDFDDLLKLNVNCITMGNHIWSNSEIYEFINNPELIRPLNVEGSYPGKGSRIYNVKKYNLRVTAILGRAFNVLNKPWDQAQANDFFDAFDSVISSEEKVDFDFVDFHAETTSEKYVFGLYLDGKVDAFCGTHTHVQTNDAKILPNGTAYITDVGMTGPQNSAIGANFEEVYKKMRFNGKEKFKVSDNDLQFNAVVITLNKNKKTNKKRHKIKLINISDIKK comes from the coding sequence ATGAAACTTAAGATTCTTTTTGTTGGAGATATTTTCGGAGAGCCTGGAATTCTTGCGCTTAAAAAAATTTTGCCTAAAATTATTTTTAGAGAAAAAATTGATTTTATAATTGCGCAAGGAGAAAATGTATCGGGCAGAAAAGGTCTTTCCAAAAAGGATTTTGATGATCTTTTAAAATTAAATGTAAATTGCATTACAATGGGTAATCACATTTGATCAAATTCAGAAATTTATGAATTTATCAATAACCCAGAGCTTATTAGGCCTCTTAACGTTGAAGGTTCATATCCTGGTAAAGGAAGCAGAATTTATAACGTTAAAAAATATAACCTCAGAGTAACTGCAATTTTAGGAAGAGCATTTAACGTTTTAAATAAGCCATGAGACCAAGCTCAGGCTAATGATTTTTTTGACGCTTTTGATAGCGTGATTTCTTCAGAAGAAAAAGTTGACTTTGACTTTGTTGATTTTCACGCAGAAACCACTAGTGAAAAATATGTCTTTGGACTTTATCTTGATGGTAAAGTAGACGCATTTTGCGGAACGCACACTCACGTTCAAACCAATGACGCAAAAATTTTGCCTAATGGCACAGCTTATATTACTGACGTAGGAATGACCGGGCCGCAAAATTCTGCAATTGGCGCAAACTTTGAAGAAGTTTATAAAAAAATGCGTTTCAATGGCAAAGAAAAATTTAAGGTAAGCGATAACGATTTACAATTCAATGCAGTTGTAATTACCTTAAATAAAAATAAAAAAACTAATAAAAAACGCCACAAAATTAAGCTTATTAATATAAGTGACATTAAAAAATAA
- the ligA gene encoding NAD-dependent DNA ligase LigA, giving the protein MSNQQIKEKIISLNNYLKHLNHLYYDLDAPEVDDKTYDSLYSELLELEAKYPSLVLEDSVTKIIGAFVNNKFKKTKHNKEMLSLDKAYKKSEIFSFYENFTQYKNLENFGFSLEPKIDGLSISIHYDNGKFIKAITRGDGTTGEDVSENVFQIRDVPKQISYLKPLEVRGEIYMKKSTWKSLNEDIKNQYFQTNIEKIFSYMQALPKSKSWSNLKIKTPIFFKNARNAAAGTLRQKDAKIVKSRNLSSLFYEIVSPLEHNLKTQMEVLAFLKEQNFEVNEFQKLAKNDQEIMFEINEFSKIKNNFEFDCDGFVIKFNLIDKWEQIGFTSKFPKWAIAYKYMLEEANTKILNIVAQVGRTGNITYIAQFMPVELNNTTVQNATLHNYEFIKKNNINIGDEITIIKSGEIIPKVISIYKKNTDSVFEKVLNCPSCNSLLEIPEGYIDQFCRNENCDEKKIQMLTFFVSKNCLNITNLSVQNIRIFYNHPVIQMREIQDIFLLKNHIDEIKKIKFFAGKSQENKKINNILQSIEKAKDAYLRNVLAALGIKGIGNIAANLLTNKITKLSDLNNLTDEDLLSIDTFGEKSIENLKEFLSSEKNQDLIKFLDENLNYSNSKKSSKLNNLNFAITGSLSVSRDEFKKIILDNGGIFSNSVSKNTSYLISNSKENSTKIKKALENNIKVITEEEFHNLLKEENA; this is encoded by the coding sequence ATGTCAAATCAACAAATAAAAGAAAAAATAATTTCACTTAATAATTATTTAAAGCATTTAAATCATCTTTATTATGATTTAGATGCGCCAGAAGTTGATGATAAAACCTATGATAGCTTGTATAGCGAGCTTTTAGAATTAGAAGCTAAATATCCAAGCTTAGTATTAGAAGATTCAGTTACTAAAATAATTGGTGCTTTTGTAAATAACAAATTCAAAAAAACAAAGCACAACAAAGAAATGCTTTCTTTAGATAAAGCTTATAAAAAAAGCGAAATTTTTTCTTTTTATGAAAACTTTACTCAATATAAAAATTTAGAAAATTTTGGCTTTTCACTAGAGCCTAAAATTGATGGTCTTTCAATTTCAATTCACTATGATAATGGTAAATTTATAAAAGCTATCACCAGAGGTGATGGAACAACTGGAGAAGATGTTTCAGAAAATGTTTTCCAAATTAGAGATGTTCCAAAACAAATTTCATATTTAAAACCGCTTGAAGTTCGTGGTGAGATTTACATGAAAAAATCAACATGAAAATCTCTTAACGAAGATATTAAAAATCAATATTTTCAAACTAACATTGAAAAGATTTTTTCTTATATGCAAGCTCTGCCAAAAAGCAAAAGTTGATCTAATTTAAAAATTAAAACTCCTATTTTTTTTAAAAACGCAAGAAACGCAGCTGCAGGAACTTTGCGTCAAAAAGATGCCAAGATTGTAAAGTCGAGAAATTTATCAAGTTTATTTTACGAAATAGTTTCTCCGCTAGAGCATAATTTAAAAACTCAAATGGAAGTTTTAGCTTTTTTAAAAGAACAAAATTTTGAAGTTAATGAATTTCAAAAGCTAGCTAAAAATGATCAGGAAATTATGTTTGAAATAAATGAATTTTCAAAAATAAAAAATAATTTTGAATTTGATTGTGATGGCTTTGTTATTAAATTTAATTTAATCGATAAATGAGAGCAAATTGGATTTACTTCAAAGTTTCCTAAATGAGCTATTGCTTATAAATATATGCTTGAAGAAGCTAATACTAAAATTTTAAATATCGTAGCTCAAGTTGGTAGAACTGGTAATATAACTTATATTGCACAATTTATGCCAGTTGAATTAAATAATACAACCGTTCAAAATGCAACTCTTCATAACTACGAATTCATCAAGAAAAACAACATTAATATTGGTGATGAAATTACCATTATTAAATCTGGTGAAATAATTCCAAAAGTAATTAGCATTTACAAAAAAAATACTGATAGTGTTTTTGAAAAAGTTTTAAATTGTCCTAGCTGTAACTCGCTTCTAGAAATTCCTGAAGGATATATTGATCAGTTTTGTAGAAATGAAAACTGTGATGAGAAAAAAATTCAAATGCTTACATTTTTTGTTTCAAAAAATTGTTTAAACATTACAAATTTATCAGTTCAAAATATTAGAATTTTTTACAATCATCCAGTTATTCAAATGAGAGAAATTCAAGATATATTTCTTTTAAAAAATCATATTGATGAAATTAAAAAAATAAAATTCTTTGCAGGTAAAAGTCAAGAAAATAAAAAGATAAATAATATTCTGCAATCAATTGAAAAAGCTAAGGATGCATATTTAAGAAATGTTCTTGCAGCACTTGGAATTAAAGGTATTGGAAATATTGCAGCTAACCTTTTAACCAATAAAATAACCAAACTTAGTGATTTAAATAATTTAACTGATGAAGATCTTTTAAGCATTGATACTTTTGGTGAAAAAAGTATTGAAAACTTAAAAGAGTTTTTAAGCAGCGAAAAAAATCAAGATCTAATTAAATTCTTAGATGAAAATTTAAATTATTCAAATTCTAAGAAATCATCTAAACTAAATAATTTAAACTTTGCAATTACTGGAAGCTTATCTGTTTCTAGAGATGAATTTAAAAAGATTATTTTAGATAATGGTGGAATTTTTTCAAATTCAGTTTCTAAAAACACTTCTTATTTAATTTCTAATAGTAAAGAAAATTCAACTAAAATTAAAAAAGCTTTAGAGAATAATATAAAAGTAATTACTGAAGAAGAATTTCATAATCTTTTAAAGGAAGAAAATGCTTAA
- the ileS gene encoding isoleucine--tRNA ligase has protein sequence MSLDFKKTLNMPSTKFDMKANLVEKEPLFRKKWLEDDIYQKVLKNNANNERFVVHDGPPYANGDIHVGHALNKILKDIIVRYKSLQGYYSPFVPGWDTHGLPIEHKMLTESKLDRDQITVELLRKKSRNYALKQIEHQKKQFQKLQLFSDFSKIYITLDKSYEAKQLKVFKKLALDGLVYKGLKPIYWSPSSQSALAEAEVEYETVTTNSIYVSFDVTKSTFNKVPVGSKLVVWTTTPWTLIANAAVAISFDITYLTVKYQDSLYVVAKNLFYNDLLEKFQWENYEVVDEFLGKKMPRNSIWYKAPLLDFDAPVIATNYVLEDSGTGLVHSAPLFGEDDFSLTFDNDLKLIMHISDTGHIENSQTKYDSLFYEEANKEIIKDLAEKVVHVYTYSHSYPHDWRTKKPIIYRATPQWFVSIDKVRSKIVSELQNNVKTFPEWSKNRMISMIENRGDWTISRQRTWGVPIIIFYDENEKPVINEEIFDHVIDLVANHGTDIWFSSTVDELLPEKYRNRNWTKESDIMDVWFDSGVSSIAVDIDGGKTTLPFDVYLEGYDQFRGWFNSSVINAVAYAGVSPYINLVSHGFALDGQGKKMSKSKNNVVDPLDVIKKYGADILRLWVANSEYSSDVHISESILVQNSEIYRKIRNTVKFLLGNLNNFKYDKDLKLTSIHHYINEELKSVKKEVLENYDKFRFINVIKVLNRYVIDLSSFYLSVTKDILYIRKENDEERQMVLKNFYEILDFLMLALAPIIPTTADEMYSYFNKENKKESLFLERLEKAGDVSFDEKVLEQFKEFFELRDQVNILIENQIQNKVIKRSNELELVLPETASEFLKSLDLKTLLMVSKISYGKTLQVVKFESEKCKRCWNHFASLNKEYEICDLCFSVLKDTLANA, from the coding sequence ATGTCTTTAGATTTTAAAAAAACATTAAATATGCCGTCAACTAAATTTGACATGAAAGCAAATTTAGTTGAAAAAGAACCTTTATTTAGAAAAAAATGACTAGAAGATGACATTTACCAAAAAGTATTAAAAAATAATGCAAACAATGAGCGTTTTGTCGTTCATGATGGGCCACCATATGCTAATGGTGATATTCACGTAGGTCATGCTTTAAATAAAATTCTAAAAGACATTATTGTTAGATACAAAAGCCTTCAAGGATACTACTCACCTTTTGTTCCAGGTTGAGATACTCATGGACTTCCTATCGAGCATAAAATGCTTACCGAGTCAAAACTTGATAGAGATCAAATAACAGTTGAACTTTTAAGAAAAAAATCAAGAAACTATGCTTTAAAGCAAATTGAGCATCAGAAAAAACAATTTCAGAAATTGCAACTATTTTCTGATTTTTCAAAAATCTATATTACCTTAGATAAAAGCTATGAAGCAAAGCAATTAAAAGTTTTTAAAAAACTAGCTCTTGATGGACTTGTTTATAAAGGCCTTAAGCCAATTTATTGATCACCATCATCTCAGAGCGCGCTTGCTGAAGCTGAGGTTGAATATGAAACCGTAACAACTAATTCAATTTACGTTTCTTTTGATGTAACAAAATCAACATTTAACAAAGTTCCAGTTGGATCAAAGCTTGTTGTTTGAACAACAACTCCATGAACACTTATCGCCAACGCTGCAGTAGCAATTTCTTTTGATATTACATACTTAACAGTTAAATATCAAGATAGTTTATACGTAGTTGCTAAGAATTTATTCTATAATGATTTACTAGAAAAATTCCAATGAGAAAATTATGAAGTAGTTGATGAATTTCTTGGAAAAAAAATGCCAAGAAATTCAATTTGATATAAAGCACCGCTTCTAGATTTCGATGCACCAGTTATTGCAACAAACTACGTTTTAGAAGATAGTGGTACCGGGTTAGTTCACTCAGCGCCACTATTTGGTGAAGACGACTTTAGCTTAACCTTTGATAACGATTTAAAGCTAATAATGCATATTTCAGATACTGGTCACATTGAAAATAGTCAAACTAAATATGACTCGCTATTTTACGAAGAAGCCAATAAAGAAATTATTAAAGATTTAGCTGAAAAAGTAGTTCACGTATATACTTATTCACACTCATATCCTCACGATTGAAGAACTAAAAAACCGATTATCTATAGAGCAACTCCACAATGATTTGTTTCTATAGATAAAGTTAGATCAAAAATAGTATCAGAGCTTCAAAATAACGTTAAAACATTCCCTGAATGATCAAAAAATAGAATGATTTCTATGATTGAAAACCGTGGAGATTGAACTATCTCAAGACAAAGAACTTGAGGAGTTCCAATTATTATCTTCTACGATGAAAACGAAAAACCAGTAATCAACGAAGAAATCTTTGACCACGTAATAGATCTTGTTGCTAATCATGGAACTGATATTTGATTTTCAAGTACAGTAGATGAACTTCTTCCTGAAAAATATAGAAATAGAAACTGAACTAAAGAAAGCGATATTATGGACGTTTGATTTGATTCAGGAGTTTCTTCTATAGCTGTTGATATCGATGGTGGAAAAACTACTCTACCATTTGACGTATACCTTGAAGGATACGATCAATTCCGTGGATGATTTAATTCTTCAGTAATTAATGCTGTGGCATACGCTGGAGTTAGTCCATATATTAATCTAGTATCACATGGTTTTGCTTTAGATGGGCAAGGTAAGAAAATGTCTAAATCTAAAAATAACGTCGTAGATCCGCTTGACGTTATTAAAAAATATGGAGCTGATATTTTGCGTCTATGAGTAGCTAATAGTGAATATTCATCTGACGTTCATATTTCTGAAAGCATACTTGTTCAAAATAGCGAAATCTATAGAAAAATTAGAAATACAGTTAAGTTTTTATTAGGTAATTTAAATAACTTCAAATACGATAAAGATTTAAAACTAACTTCAATTCACCATTACATCAATGAAGAGCTTAAAAGCGTTAAAAAAGAAGTTTTAGAAAACTACGATAAATTTAGATTCATCAACGTTATAAAAGTTTTAAATAGATACGTAATTGATTTATCAAGTTTTTATCTTTCAGTTACTAAAGACATTTTATACATTAGAAAAGAAAATGACGAAGAGCGTCAAATGGTACTTAAAAACTTCTATGAAATACTAGACTTTTTAATGCTAGCGCTTGCGCCTATTATTCCTACCACTGCTGATGAAATGTATTCATATTTTAATAAAGAAAACAAAAAAGAATCACTATTTTTAGAAAGACTTGAAAAAGCAGGCGATGTGAGCTTTGATGAAAAAGTTTTAGAGCAATTTAAAGAATTCTTTGAATTAAGAGACCAAGTTAATATCTTAATTGAAAACCAAATTCAAAATAAAGTAATTAAAAGATCAAATGAATTAGAACTTGTTCTTCCAGAAACTGCAAGTGAATTTCTTAAGTCACTAGATTTAAAAACTCTATTAATGGTTTCAAAAATTTCATATGGAAAAACTCTACAAGTTGTAAAATTTGAATCAGAAAAATGTAAGAGATGCTGAAACCATTTTGCAAGTTTAAATAAAGAATATGAAATTTGTGATTTATGTTTTAGCGTTTTAAAGGATACTTTAGCTAATGCTTAG